The following nucleotide sequence is from Osmia lignaria lignaria isolate PbOS001 chromosome 16, iyOsmLign1, whole genome shotgun sequence.
TGCTTGAGAACGTCTTCCGGGTCGAAGTGATGCGCGCGTCTGGTGGAGGGATTCAGCGTGGCCAGCGCGTAATGGTTGTGCACCGTTAACGCTCGTCTCGTCGAGACGAAGCTTTTCACGGAATCGCCTTCCGGCGAGATACAGGCGGCTCTCACCGTGTCGAGATAATCTAGATCCTCAAAGGAATCCAGCGAATCCGTGTCAGGCGTCGCGCGGTCGCTCTGATTCCTTGTCTGGAGTTCTGGAAAGAAATAAGCGTTCCTGACCGCGTACGAGGCGAAGTCCTTGAAGTTTCTACCAAGCTTGATCCTCTCGTCGAGCAACAGCTCGTACCAGTTCCTCTTCCTGGCTGGTACAATCGCCTCGTCGATGTCGATAGGTAACACGAACTCGGATCGATGGAGATTATCGTAGAAACAATGATTGTACGGTATCAGCTCCATTCGTCTCTTGATCCAGATGTCCTCGCCGAGGAATCGCCTCCTCGCGTGCTTCTCGTTCGGCAAGTCACCTGGTAACGTCAGATTGAACCATCTGATTACGTTGGATCGTTCGTACAGCCTCAACACCTTTAGCACGTTCTCGTGAACGCTGAACACGTAAAAGTAGAAGAGCTCAGCGCCGAGTATGCGATGCAGCTCGACGAACGCGACGATCTTCGACGAGATGTCCTCGTCGAAGTCCAACCCTTTGATGCACAGGGTGAACTGTCGTCGATGTTCTTCCACCTCGTTTCGGTGCCTCGTGTTTATCGCTAAACTATGACTAGCATTCTGCTGGCAGGGTTCCGGGCCCACGTACACCCTGGACGGCTCGATAGCCCCGTCCACGGGTAATTGACAACCGACCAGGATACCCGCGTAACTGTCCAACGTCTCGCCCCATTCGTCCAACCAAATAGTAGAGACCAGCGCCTCCACGCTTACCGCTCTGCCTCGATCCTCTTCCTCGTACCTAGCGAACAAAGATCTTAGTTTCTGAAGGAGGTCAACTAGGATTCTATAGGGGTGTTTCGATTAACGGGGCTCCTTGGACTTGATTTGCATAATCGTTCGAATTATGAAATAGCTTGCCTTGCATAGGTATGAGGAAAGTTTGGGGGAACTGGGTAAGAAGTTTGATTAGAACTCTGCTTATGGACGATAAACTTGGAAACTGATTCGTTCGGAGAATGGCGCGATTGACCTGTTAACAGGGGGATGACGAGTTGACTCGTCGTTGGGAAACGTTTTCGTTATAATGCAGAGCGAGTTAACTAGCGGGATTTCTTTCATCCTAAAAATCAATGAAGCG
It contains:
- the LOC117600959 gene encoding uncharacterized protein LOC117600959; amino-acid sequence: MSVAGTRRLCRVGLVAVLVTALCVLTLLDSPPQLPDPPADPPPTPGGEPPGTRSIVAYSWARRLALDYRPSKECDGNGTYGTTLNTFKLADAKWLETIPGQLFLYSAHLDLRVAGYPSLRVIGVKRGPLPTSALFCTVWYEEEDRGRAVSVEALVSTIWLDEWGETLDSYAGILVGCQLPVDGAIEPSRVYVGPEPCQQNASHSLAINTRHRNEVEEHRRQFTLCIKGLDFDEDISSKIVAFVELHRILGAELFYFYVFSVHENVLKVLRLYERSNVIRWFNLTLPGDLPNEKHARRRFLGEDIWIKRRMELIPYNHCFYDNLHRSEFVLPIDIDEAIVPARKRNWYELLLDERIKLGRNFKDFASYAVRNAYFFPELQTRNQSDRATPDTDSLDSFEDLDYLDTVRAACISPEGDSVKSFVSTRRALTVHNHYALATLNPSTRRAHHFDPEDVLKHHHRACDDRHLDCEILMEDVRVDESALRYADQLKDRMRVFLSDLKAFS